The Calditrichota bacterium genome contains a region encoding:
- a CDS encoding bifunctional phosphoglucose/phosphomannose isomerase, with translation MKDEKRRSGLDFALDSAGMRDIIGAFHKQLAEGYRLGQSVAVPADYSRVQVVVFLGMGGSAIGGDLLRCYLSDVIKVPILVNRDYRNPAFVGRDSLVIASSYSGNTEETLSAYHEAKERGAKLLCVTSGGELARRAQADGVPQVTIPKGYPPRTALAYLSMPPLAVLEGLGLVPPQKQAIQEATALLASLSAEYREPEKGNVALNVAGQLRGKLPVVYTANGFEVVGMRWRGQLSENSKVLAYSSTLPEMNHNEIVGWGLLEPVQRMVQVVLLRDTEDHPRVQVRMAFIKEFIARHSNAPVELFAKGSSRLARMLSLIHLGDWVSYYLALYHGVDPTPVKNIDLLKEHLRKV, from the coding sequence GTGAAGGACGAGAAGAGACGGAGCGGACTGGATTTCGCGCTGGACAGCGCAGGCATGCGGGACATCATCGGCGCTTTCCATAAGCAGCTTGCCGAGGGATATCGACTGGGGCAGAGCGTTGCAGTGCCAGCCGATTATTCTCGCGTGCAGGTGGTGGTGTTCTTGGGAATGGGTGGCTCAGCCATCGGTGGCGACCTTCTCCGTTGCTACCTGTCCGATGTGATCAAGGTTCCCATCCTCGTCAACCGTGACTATCGCAATCCGGCCTTTGTCGGCCGCGACTCCCTGGTGATTGCCTCCAGCTACTCCGGGAACACCGAGGAGACGCTGTCGGCTTACCACGAGGCTAAGGAACGTGGAGCAAAGCTCTTGTGCGTCACCTCCGGTGGTGAGCTCGCCCGCCGCGCCCAGGCAGACGGCGTGCCGCAGGTGACCATTCCCAAGGGCTATCCGCCCCGCACGGCTCTCGCCTATTTGAGTATGCCCCCGTTGGCGGTGCTCGAAGGACTCGGACTGGTTCCTCCACAGAAACAAGCCATCCAAGAGGCGACGGCGCTGTTGGCTTCTCTTTCTGCCGAATACCGTGAGCCTGAAAAGGGCAACGTGGCGCTCAACGTTGCTGGGCAGCTCAGGGGCAAGTTACCCGTGGTTTACACGGCGAACGGCTTTGAGGTTGTCGGCATGCGCTGGCGGGGACAGCTTTCCGAAAACAGCAAGGTGCTCGCCTACAGCAGCACCCTGCCGGAAATGAACCACAACGAGATTGTCGGCTGGGGGTTATTGGAGCCGGTGCAGCGGATGGTGCAGGTCGTGCTATTGCGTGACACCGAGGACCATCCGCGGGTGCAGGTGCGCATGGCGTTCATCAAGGAGTTCATCGCCCGCCACTCCAATGCACCGGTTGAGCTTTTTGCCAAGGGCAGCTCACGCTTGGCGCGCATGCTCTCGCTCATTCACCTTGGGGACTGGGTGAGCTACTACCTGGCGCTGTACCACGGCGTAGACCCCACCCCGGTCAAGAACATAGATCTGCTCAAGGAGCATCTGCGCAAGGTATAA